From a single Gimesia fumaroli genomic region:
- a CDS encoding sialidase family protein → MMRLLSLVLPVVLMVLGFPPFIQAEEKPVSIFDQRIGGHIHPSICRASDGTLIVVFKGENVLLCSRSVDQGANWSEPRPIPTSAKRPDVIREVRKYEVYPGTVDALPDGRILVTWNYIADDKALDGYYERALLYSLSEDQGRSWSEQHLIGPVDGKHLGAVRHNVLPWSKGRWLLPLRVGVPRLFDPETGVLERYPLVGPDGKQHEFQQIVRTANGSLLSMGPVLLHSVDNGAHWKIVKNFPAVPDKRDNAEGRYLTTLADGRVLVTWGRGQKNMGLSYNLSDDDGVTWDAQRTKVLLPKTAVTARYYSARTVQIDQQHVGTVFMNRQGVHFLKVPVSRLSQSQVTEE, encoded by the coding sequence ATGATGCGATTGCTTTCGCTGGTTTTACCTGTCGTTCTGATGGTATTGGGATTTCCCCCGTTCATTCAGGCGGAAGAGAAGCCGGTTTCGATTTTCGATCAGCGGATCGGCGGGCACATTCATCCCTCAATCTGCCGGGCCAGCGATGGGACATTGATTGTTGTCTTTAAGGGAGAGAACGTATTACTCTGCTCACGGTCAGTTGATCAGGGAGCGAACTGGTCTGAACCCCGGCCGATTCCGACGTCGGCGAAACGGCCCGATGTGATTCGTGAAGTGAGGAAGTATGAAGTGTATCCGGGGACTGTTGATGCTTTGCCTGACGGTCGAATTCTGGTGACCTGGAATTATATTGCCGATGATAAGGCGCTGGACGGGTATTATGAGCGGGCCTTGCTTTACTCATTGAGTGAAGATCAGGGACGCAGCTGGAGTGAGCAGCATCTGATCGGACCGGTTGACGGAAAACATCTGGGTGCGGTACGACATAATGTTCTACCTTGGAGTAAGGGTCGGTGGCTGTTGCCATTGCGGGTGGGAGTACCGCGATTGTTTGATCCGGAGACCGGTGTGCTTGAACGTTATCCTCTGGTGGGGCCGGATGGAAAGCAGCACGAGTTTCAACAAATTGTGCGCACCGCGAATGGTTCGCTGCTGTCGATGGGGCCGGTCTTATTGCACTCTGTGGATAACGGCGCGCACTGGAAAATCGTGAAGAACTTTCCGGCTGTTCCGGACAAACGTGATAACGCTGAGGGACGCTATTTGACAACGCTTGCCGATGGACGCGTACTGGTGACGTGGGGCAGGGGACAGAAAAATATGGGGCTGAGCTATAACCTGTCAGACGATGACGGCGTGACCTGGGATGCGCAGCGAACTAAAGTGCTGCTGCCGAAAACGGCAGTGACAGCCCGATATTACTCGGCCCGTACGGTTCAGATCGATCAGCAACACGTTGGTACCGTTTTTATGAACCGGCAGGGGGTTCATTTTCTCAAGGTGCCTGTCAGCCGGCTGAGTCAAAGTCAGGTGACGGAAGAATAA
- a CDS encoding LamG domain-containing protein — MSASVYADDRGTLIFEDDFERNESQETKDEIGKGWGSNSRSRAKGNKQVDLKNGAMYIYIHKVADHAVSVTHPAEFKDGAIALRFMLEDPRDSLGLNFADLKYKPVHAGHLFVAKISTKRVELTDLKTGNMELKTRELRKAGKLPAALKEKLKTKTKRFPNKLETGKWYDLVVSVSGDTLTVSIDGKKVGSFSSDGIAHPTKRLLRLAVPRNAVVDDVKIYAKSTDS; from the coding sequence CTGTCTGCGTCCGTTTATGCTGATGACCGAGGTACGTTGATTTTTGAAGATGATTTTGAGCGGAATGAGTCTCAGGAAACCAAAGACGAAATCGGGAAGGGCTGGGGATCGAACAGTCGGAGTCGTGCGAAAGGGAATAAGCAGGTCGATCTCAAGAACGGGGCGATGTATATTTACATTCACAAAGTCGCAGACCATGCGGTTTCCGTGACTCACCCGGCTGAGTTCAAAGATGGCGCGATAGCCCTGCGGTTCATGCTGGAAGATCCCAGGGACAGTCTGGGGCTGAACTTTGCTGATTTGAAATATAAGCCAGTGCATGCGGGGCATTTGTTCGTTGCGAAAATCAGTACAAAACGCGTGGAGTTGACTGACCTGAAAACGGGCAACATGGAGTTAAAAACGCGCGAGTTGCGAAAAGCCGGCAAGCTGCCAGCCGCACTGAAAGAAAAGTTGAAGACGAAAACCAAACGATTTCCGAACAAGCTGGAAACCGGAAAGTGGTATGACTTAGTGGTGAGCGTTTCCGGTGATACGCTGACGGTTTCGATTGACGGAAAGAAAGTCGGTTCATTTTCTTCGGACGGAATTGCGCATCCGACCAAGCGATTACTGCGTCTGGCGGTGCCACGTAATGCGGTCGTAGATGATGTAAAGATTTATGCCAAATCCACCGATAGCTGA